TTAAGAACACAATTTTACCCTCATTGCAAACGCTGTGTCAAGACGAAGATGTTGATGTAAAATACTTCGCTAAGAAAAGTTTGGCAGAATGTCAAgaacttttaaaaaattgataCTAGttcaaatatatacatacatacacATATGTACACTTGAATGAATAAAAAGTATACATATTAACAACTAGGcctgctttcttttcttttctttttttttttttttaccacACTTAGTCCTCTACTTTAACAGAAATATCATTTTCCAGTTTGACCATAGTTTCTTCAACTGTTTTCTCCTCGTGTTTAACATTGATTTCCGCCTCCACGTTCAGTTCACGTTTTCCTTCCAGGTATTTCACCCACTTTGGATAACTCATGATATTTTGCTGGATTTCCTTGTACAATTGAGACTGCAAATCCCAATCTAAGGAGCTTCTGGGATCATCCGGTGGCAAGAATTGTAACATGTCACCAAGGTTCCTCGATTTAGTGATTATTTGTCCAAATCCAACCAGCAACCCATTTATTTCTGTCCAAAGCCCCTTAGGCAGCCAATTTTGTAATTGAGTTCTTGTCTGATCTGGAGTCTTGCATTTCTGCGCATCTACCCATTTCCAAAGCTTGGTCAATCTATCCACGTGAACGTCAACGCAGATACCTTCAATCTTGCCCCATGCCTTTTGTAATGTTAGATAAGCCATTTTGGGCCCTACACCGGGCAGGCCCAATAGCTCATTAATCGTAGCTGGAACATCACTCGAAAACTGATCTTGAAGGATTTTGCAGGTTGACAAAATATACTTGGCCTTCCTTGTGTGGAACCCAACTGAATGAATCAATTCGTCTAATTTGGTCTCATTGATTTGTAAAACGGCCTCTAATGTCATACCTTCTTCGCTGTGCAGTTCGTCTATACAATACCGCATTATGTTAAGCATTGCCATTGCGGTAACTTCATCTTTTGTTTGCGATGATAGCATCACCCCAAGAAGGACCTGTAATCTGTAGTCCCTCGGTGATATCTGCTCTTTCGAGATACCACACTTAGAGGCAACCGTTACAGGAATGGATGATCCACCAATTATATCGACGGGGGCTAGAATCTTAGATCTCAGTACTCGCATTCTAGCGTATGTTTCTTGAAACTTGTAAGGGACTTTCGTCGAGGCCGGAGTGACAAGGATCGAGGGGTCCAATGGTGTGGCCCACCTGTTGGGCACATTGCCGTTTCTAACCACAATCCATTCGAAGTACTGCTTATTTGGCAGCGATTTAACCCAGTCGATATCCACGGGTTGAGGGACAACCTCTTCTTGTTTGATTTTGGTCCTTTTCTCCGGTAGGAGTTCTGATTCTGGCCCAGTTTCAGTCTTTACCAGCGGTCTTTTCCTCAGAATTGCCATAGATGAGTATTTACTGATCTTttgcatattttttttttttttgggctATAAAGTATATATAGATACAAATATATGATGAATCATTAAAGAGGAGGTTATTACTaagtgaaagaaaaagaaaaaaaaaaagatcaaaaCCAAACTTCGTATTCGAGCCTAAAAAACAGAATATAATGTTATAATACTAATAGAAGCAACAGGAGCACCACTATCAGCACAAGAATAATCACGCAGTTGCCGTTATCCTTGAACCTAGAATTGTTAAAGCCATGCATGGACCGAGAGGCCCTGTTCAAATTCCTACCATTATTATCAATCAGGTTTTCTAAATCAACCAGCAGCGAGTCGTTCTGAGAAACGATCTCATTATTAAGGTCCAGCGAAATGTCATGAGTCCTCCCAATAGACTGAGACAGTGCGCCCAAGTGGGAATCTTGCTCTAACAACTGCTGTTGCT
This genomic window from Saccharomyces cerevisiae S288C chromosome I, complete sequence contains:
- the NTG1 gene encoding bifunctional N-glycosylase/AP lyase NTG1 (DNA N-glycosylase and apurinic/apyrimidinic (AP) lyase; involved in base excision repair; acts in both nucleus and mitochondrion; creates a double-strand break at mtDNA origins that stimulates replication in response to oxidative stress; required for maintaining mitochondrial genome integrity; NTG1 has a paralog, NTG2, that arose from the whole genome duplication) is translated as MQKISKYSSMAILRKRPLVKTETGPESELLPEKRTKIKQEEVVPQPVDIDWVKSLPNKQYFEWIVVRNGNVPNRWATPLDPSILVTPASTKVPYKFQETYARMRVLRSKILAPVDIIGGSSIPVTVASKCGISKEQISPRDYRLQVLLGVMLSSQTKDEVTAMAMLNIMRYCIDELHSEEGMTLEAVLQINETKLDELIHSVGFHTRKAKYILSTCKILQDQFSSDVPATINELLGLPGVGPKMAYLTLQKAWGKIEGICVDVHVDRLTKLWKWVDAQKCKTPDQTRTQLQNWLPKGLWTEINGLLVGFGQIITKSRNLGDMLQFLPPDDPRSSLDWDLQSQLYKEIQQNIMSYPKWVKYLEGKRELNVEAEINVKHEEKTVEETMVKLENDISVKVED